One window of Oryza brachyantha chromosome 12, ObraRS2, whole genome shotgun sequence genomic DNA carries:
- the LOC102704759 gene encoding putative disease resistance protein RGA4, whose translation MANSAAAVFAGKSVAAPVIKEIITKGLSYLEGYFSTETVEGMKSKLQRGMPKIQAVLNVVSVDQIQIKSRSSDLDAWFWQLRDAVEEAEDAIDELEYYELEERAKDDRVSDWGSPFAKMKHKVVKSVKHVGVLDKTVKQLTHHGTIKRLKKAMEGLDRVAEDITGILAVTEYLKGATSINRNQLQNDLMSNDRETGSMLATTKFVGRESEKSRIVEWLTKNVPVDQTEIMLSVNYVPIFSIVGHGGMGKTTLAQSICQHDEVVKNFKIIWITVSNIFNAESVTRKILESATGDEPSAKHLDTLQKDRKEKLENAKFLLVLDDVWEDGKRSEWEKLFTPLRSGKSGSKILLTTRMTSVADIAANVMGVGRDCLMLTELSEDENIELFHHHAFSGVNLQDYMHLKLIGEKIARKLGGCPLVTKVASAHLQGNMTIEYWNSFLCKGLEHFKGTEDDIMNILKLSYNYLPTELQVCFRYCSLFHEDYRFDRKKIVQMWMGSGIISQAESDTLTLEDIGELFLAQLTRKFFL comes from the coding sequence ATGGCTAATTCTGCTGCAGCTGTGTTTGCGGGGAAATCGGTTGCAGCTCCTGTCATCAAGGAGATCATCACCAAGGGCTTAAGCTACCTCGAAGGCTACTTCAGCACAGAAACAGTGGAGGGCATGAAGAGCAAGCTCCAGCGAGGGATGCCAAAGATACAAGCAGTGCTCAATGTCGTCAGCGTGGATCAGATTCAAATTAAGAGCAGGAGCAGTGACTTGGATGCGTGGTTCTGGCAGCTCAGGGATGCCGTCGAAGAAGCGGAGGACGCGATTGATGAGCTCGAGTACTATGAACTCGAAGAGAGGGCCAAGGATGACAGGGTTAGTGACTGGGGTTCCCCTTTTGCCAAGATGAAGCACAAGGTTGTCAAATCAGTTAAGCATGTTGGTGTTTTGGATAAAACGGTGAAGCAGCTCACTCACCATGGTACAATCAAGAGGCTGAAGAAAGCCATGGAGGGTTTGGACAGGGTTGCTGAAGATATTACAGGTATTCTCGCAGTTACAGAATATCTCAAAGGAGCCACTTCCATCAATAGAAATCAATTGCAAAATGATTTGATGAGCAATGATCGTGAGACAGGTTCAATGTTAGCTACAACCAAATTTGTTGGCAGAGAATCAGAGAAGAGCAGGATAGTTGAGTGGTTGACAAAGAATGTACCAGTTGATCAGACTGAAATTATGTTGAGTGTTAATTATGTTCCTATATTTTCAATAGTTGGTCATGGTGGAATGGGAAAGACTACTTTGGCCCAGAGCATATGCCAGCATGATGAGGTTGTGAAGAATTTCAAGATCATTTGGATCACAGTGTCTAATATCTTTAATGCAGAATCAGTGACAAGAAAAATACTGGAATCTGCTACGGGAGATGAACCAAGCGCTAAACATTTGGATACACTACAGAAAGATCGGAAAGAGAAACTGGAGAATGCTAAGTTTCTTCTTGTTTTGGATGATGTCTGGGAAGATGGAAAAAGAAGTGAATGGGAAAAACTTTTTACTCCTCTTAGGTCAGGGAAGAGCGGCAGCAAAATTCTGTTGACAACCCGAATGACATCAGTAGCAGACATAGCTGCAAACGTGATGGGAGTTGGAAGAGACTGCTTGATGCTAACTGAACTCAGTGAAGATGAAAATATTGAGCTCTTCCATCATCACGCATTTTCTGGTGTGAATTTACAAGACTATATGCACTTGAAATTAATTGGAGAAAAAATTGCAAGGAAATTGGGAGGATGTCCCTTGGTGACTAAGGTTGCTAGTGCACATTTGCAAGGTAATATGACGATTGAATATTGGAATAGTTTTTTATGCAAAGGTTTGGAACATTTTAAAGGGACTGAGGATGATATTATGAATATTCTGAAATTAAGTTATAACTACCTTCCAACAGAGTTACAGGTTTGCTTTAGATACTGTAGCTTATTTCATGAGGACTATCGATTTGATAGGAAGAAAATTGTGCAGATGTGGATGGGTTCAGGAATTATCTCACAGGCTGAAAGTGATACACTGACTCTTGAAGACATTGGAGAACTGTTCCTGGCTCAACTGACTAGAAAATTCTTTCTTTGA